In Deltaproteobacteria bacterium, the sequence GATGAAGCGGCGGCTACGGGGCGCCTTCCCGGTGCGGGCTTGCGTTTCGTCGCGTTTTCGTACGGAGACGATCGCAAGTACCGCGAGTACATCACCGCGGCGTTCGAGCAGTCCGCCGACTCGGCCTCATAGACCTTCCGTCCATCGAAATTTCGCGAAGTCGATGCGGTCGTTTGCGTCGAAACGGATTCCCTCGGCCCTGAGCTTCGCGCGCTGGATTTCCGGCCCACCCAGAAAAGGCAACGTGGAAACCATGGCCTGCGCGTTGACGACGCGCTGCCAGGGAATGCGTGTCTTTTCGGGGAGGCGGAAAAGGGCGTAGCCGACCTGCCGGGCCGACCGGCCCAGTCCCGCGAGTCGTGCGACCTGTCCGTAGGTCGCGACCTTGCCGCGCGGGATTCGGCGAACAACGTCATAAATCGCCGCATATTGCGGCGGCGTCTCGGGAGGCGACTTCGACATGGGAGAAAAATCCAAAAAGAAAGGGCCTCCGAAGAGGCCCTTTCCCGTGTCGATCAGCTTGGATCAGTCGGTCCAGGTGAAGGTCTTGGAGCTGTTCATGTGCTGCGTCGTGAAGGTGTAGCCCGACGCGTTGGCGGCGCCGAACGTGAAGGTCACGGACGCATCGTCAACGAGGTTCTCGTCGTACGCGAGCAGCTCGACCAGCGACGTGGCGTAGCCACCGGAGATTTCGCCGCCGGAGTCATTGTAGTAGACTTCCTGCGAGAGCTTGGCGTTGCGGCCGGCCGATTGGGCCGACGCGTCATAGGCCTTCGCGCGCAGCGAAATGAAGTTCGGGATGGCGATGAGCGCCAGGATGCCGATGATGGCAACGACGATCATCAGCTCGATCAGGGTGAAACCTTTGCGCATGACTCTCCTCCAAGGGGGTTTGGGAAACCGTAAGCGAAGGAATGGTTTGCAGGTCCCGTGCCAAAGAGAGTCAAAATCAAAAATTTCATAAATTTCATGCAGTTACGTGTATTTTCGACGCGATGGGATAGCCAGTTATCCAGAGAACTGACAGGATTTGTCGGCGAAGATCCAAAAGGGTGACAA encodes:
- a CDS encoding MGMT family protein is translated as MSKSPPETPPQYAAIYDVVRRIPRGKVATYGQVARLAGLGRSARQVGYALFRLPEKTRIPWQRVVNAQAMVSTLPFLGGPEIQRAKLRAEGIRFDANDRIDFAKFRWTEGL
- a CDS encoding type II secretion system protein, coding for MRKGFTLIELMIVVAIIGILALIAIPNFISLRAKAYDASAQSAGRNAKLSQEVYYNDSGGEISGGYATSLVELLAYDENLVDDASVTFTFGAANASGYTFTTQHMNSSKTFTWTD